In Synechococcus sp. CC9616, the following are encoded in one genomic region:
- a CDS encoding transglycosylase domain-containing protein codes for MSRTRLHWALIAGSAAAIGAGAALGTRAVVQIVDATLPDARGIANFNRPGTITLLASDGKVIQKLGPATRDKVKAGKMPLLVKQAFIAAEDRRFYEHDGIDTWGVARALMTNLKEGAVREGASTITQQLARTVFLSQDRTITRKLKEAALAMKLERQLSKQQILEQYLNYVYLGSSAYGVADAAWIYFSKQPDQLTTAEAALIAGLPPAPSVYSPLVNPDIARQRRAIVLDRMAQSGFITAGEAELARNSPLDLKPATPKYFNSAAPFFTSWVAQELPKILSLDQLEVGGLEVRTSIDLDWQTKALEVIRSNAPFDTEGALVSIEPGTGLVRVMVGGMSFSQSQFNRATQALRSPGSTFKLFPYAAALDSGIKPETIFIDKARCWGKYCPKNFGGKYLGKVSLADALKNSLNTVAVELQDKVGFDAIIDIANGFNIGTSRPLGKYYPMAIGAYEQTVLDMATAYAAVTNRGVFVKATPFEEIRGPGGEVLWSRRVDGDRGSRALDSDVADAMNWMLQRVVTGGTGIAAKLDDRPVAGKTGTSEGGRDLWFIGSIPQLTTAVWFGYDNNRETKSSSGEAAWAWNQFMIKIKGGIPVSYFPKKPVLNRKFTPPGKKDKTKRDQKSPYRGYEYEPVPRFDDSPYAPPDYPNEPYAAPGPATDYAPPAAPAPEPAYEAPPPPAYEAPPPPPPAAEGPRNWLVPQVQDR; via the coding sequence GAGCAGCCCTGGGCACCAGGGCTGTGGTCCAGATCGTCGACGCGACCCTCCCAGACGCTCGGGGGATCGCCAATTTCAATCGACCGGGAACCATCACCCTGCTGGCCAGTGATGGAAAGGTGATTCAGAAGCTGGGTCCGGCGACCAGAGACAAGGTGAAGGCCGGGAAAATGCCATTGCTGGTGAAGCAGGCCTTCATCGCAGCAGAGGACCGGCGCTTCTACGAGCACGACGGCATCGATACCTGGGGCGTGGCGCGGGCCCTGATGACCAACCTGAAGGAAGGCGCCGTCCGCGAGGGGGCCAGCACGATCACCCAGCAGCTGGCGCGCACCGTTTTTCTCAGCCAAGACCGCACCATCACACGAAAGCTGAAGGAGGCGGCACTGGCGATGAAACTCGAGCGCCAGCTCAGCAAACAGCAAATTCTCGAGCAATACCTCAATTACGTTTATCTGGGATCAAGCGCCTACGGCGTTGCCGATGCCGCCTGGATTTACTTCAGCAAGCAGCCCGATCAGCTCACGACCGCCGAAGCCGCCCTGATTGCAGGACTACCGCCAGCACCGTCGGTGTACTCACCGCTGGTGAATCCGGACATTGCCAGGCAGCGACGCGCCATTGTGCTCGACCGCATGGCGCAGTCAGGGTTCATCACCGCCGGCGAGGCCGAACTGGCCAGGAACAGCCCCCTTGACCTCAAACCCGCCACACCTAAATATTTCAATAGTGCTGCGCCATTCTTCACCAGCTGGGTGGCTCAGGAGCTGCCCAAGATCCTCAGCCTGGATCAGTTGGAGGTGGGGGGTCTGGAGGTCCGGACAAGTATCGATCTTGACTGGCAGACCAAAGCGCTAGAGGTGATCCGGAGCAACGCACCGTTCGACACCGAGGGAGCTCTGGTGTCGATCGAACCGGGGACCGGACTGGTGAGGGTGATGGTGGGCGGCATGAGCTTTAGCCAGAGCCAGTTCAATCGGGCGACGCAGGCACTGAGATCACCAGGATCCACGTTCAAACTGTTTCCTTATGCAGCAGCATTGGACAGCGGCATCAAGCCGGAGACCATCTTCATCGACAAGGCCCGCTGCTGGGGAAAGTACTGCCCCAAAAATTTCGGAGGGAAGTACCTGGGCAAGGTCTCTCTTGCCGACGCCCTGAAGAACTCTCTCAACACTGTGGCCGTTGAACTTCAGGACAAGGTGGGATTTGACGCCATCATCGACATCGCCAACGGTTTCAACATCGGAACCAGCCGTCCGCTCGGTAAGTACTACCCAATGGCGATCGGCGCCTACGAGCAGACCGTGCTCGACATGGCCACGGCCTATGCCGCAGTGACGAACCGGGGCGTTTTCGTGAAGGCCACGCCATTCGAGGAAATCCGGGGGCCTGGCGGAGAAGTGCTGTGGAGCCGTCGAGTTGACGGCGATCGCGGCAGCCGCGCTCTCGACAGTGATGTTGCCGACGCCATGAACTGGATGCTGCAGCGTGTGGTGACCGGTGGCACCGGCATTGCGGCCAAGCTTGATGACCGACCGGTTGCCGGCAAGACCGGCACCTCCGAAGGTGGTCGCGATCTCTGGTTCATCGGCTCGATTCCTCAGCTGACCACTGCCGTCTGGTTCGGATACGACAACAATCGCGAAACCAAGAGCAGTAGCGGCGAAGCGGCCTGGGCCTGGAATCAGTTCATGATCAAGATCAAGGGGGGAATACCTGTGAGCTACTTCCCCAAAAAGCCCGTGCTGAACAGGAAGTTCACGCCACCCGGCAAAAAGGACAAAACCAAGCGCGATCAGAAATCCCCTTACCGCGGCTACGAGTACGAGCCGGTCCCTCGCTTCGACGATTCTCCCTACGCCCCGCCGGACTATCCCAACGAGCCCTATGCAGCCCCGGGGCCGGCAACCGATTACGCACCTCCAGCAGCACCGGCACCCGAACCTGCTTACGAAGCACCACCACCACCGGCCTATGAAGCACCGCCGCCTCCGCCACCGGCAGCCGAGGGCCCCCGCAACTGGCTGGTTCCCCAGGTGCAGGACCGCTGA
- a CDS encoding 16S rRNA (cytosine(967)-C(5))-methyltransferase, whose translation MSPLPASAITGLASRRLAWEVLLAVSAGAYADVALERALRDKPLQGQDRGLATELAYGAIRRRRWLDAWLDRLGKVPALKQPPKLRWLLHLGLYQLFWMERIPASAAVNTSVELAKAVGLARLAPVVNGLLRGALRARDAGEGLALPADPAGSLALQQSLPDWFTALLLQWRGESGAAAVASACNQVPPLDLRINQLKASPDQVAEALAAVDIATQPIPGCPDGLEVLNHNGDLRRWPGYEEGHWSVQDRAAQRVAPLLAPAQGERILDACAAPGGKATHLAELIGDQGELWAVDRSAGRLQRVAANAARLGIDSVQVLAADAIELVSIRPQWHAYFQAILVDAPCSGLGTLARHPDARWRITPEAIEGLLPLQAQLLSSLLPLLAPGGRLVYATCTLHPAENAEQIAVLLNACPDLKCVSEHQSWPDDPQGGDGFYSAVLQHRG comes from the coding sequence ATGTCCCCCTTGCCCGCTTCAGCGATCACCGGATTGGCGTCGCGGCGTTTGGCCTGGGAGGTGTTGCTGGCCGTTTCGGCAGGGGCCTACGCCGATGTGGCTCTTGAACGAGCTTTGCGGGACAAACCTTTGCAGGGGCAGGACCGTGGTTTGGCCACCGAGCTTGCCTACGGCGCCATCCGCCGCCGGCGATGGCTGGATGCCTGGCTGGATCGGCTCGGCAAAGTCCCAGCCTTGAAGCAGCCGCCCAAGCTGCGTTGGCTGTTGCATCTGGGGTTGTACCAGCTGTTCTGGATGGAGCGGATTCCCGCGTCCGCTGCTGTGAACACCAGCGTGGAGCTGGCCAAGGCGGTGGGTTTGGCGCGCCTGGCTCCCGTGGTGAATGGACTGCTGCGGGGCGCGTTACGCGCCCGTGATGCCGGAGAGGGGCTAGCGCTGCCGGCGGATCCTGCCGGTTCACTGGCCCTCCAGCAATCGCTGCCGGATTGGTTCACGGCCCTTCTGCTGCAATGGCGAGGCGAGTCGGGGGCTGCCGCAGTTGCGAGCGCCTGTAATCAGGTTCCGCCCCTGGATCTGCGGATCAATCAGCTCAAGGCCAGCCCGGACCAGGTGGCCGAAGCCCTGGCAGCGGTGGACATCGCCACACAGCCGATTCCTGGCTGTCCGGATGGGCTCGAGGTGCTGAACCACAACGGCGATCTGCGTCGTTGGCCCGGGTACGAGGAGGGCCATTGGTCTGTGCAGGATCGAGCCGCCCAACGGGTGGCACCTCTCTTGGCTCCAGCCCAGGGAGAGCGGATTCTTGATGCCTGTGCAGCGCCAGGAGGCAAGGCCACGCATCTGGCTGAGCTCATCGGCGATCAAGGGGAGCTCTGGGCGGTGGATCGCTCCGCCGGGCGCTTGCAACGGGTCGCTGCCAATGCTGCGCGTCTTGGCATCGACAGTGTGCAAGTGTTGGCAGCCGATGCCATAGAGCTTGTTTCCATCAGGCCGCAGTGGCATGCCTATTTCCAGGCAATCCTGGTGGATGCTCCCTGTTCAGGCCTGGGAACCCTCGCTCGCCATCCCGATGCCCGCTGGCGCATCACACCGGAAGCGATCGAGGGATTGTTGCCCTTGCAGGCTCAGTTGCTCAGCAGTCTGCTGCCGCTGCTCGCGCCAGGTGGGCGCCTGGTTTATGCCACCTGCACACTGCATCCAGCGGAAAACGCTGAACAGATTGCTGTGTTGCTGAATGCCTGCCCAGACCTCAAGTGCGTCTCCGAGCACCAGAGCTGGCCGGATGATCCGCAGGGCGGCGATGGTTTTTACAGCGCTGTCCTGCAACACAGAGGCTGA
- a CDS encoding MGMT family protein, with protein sequence MEVSFDRRVLCVVTRIPRGQLATYGQIADLIGAWGCARQVGWALRRLKLPSEVPWHRVVNAQGRISMSLSREGSDWIQRELLMAEGIPVDEQGRLPLRQFLWRPDASSGGR encoded by the coding sequence ATGGAGGTTTCCTTCGATCGTCGTGTTCTTTGTGTGGTGACCCGCATTCCGCGTGGACAGTTGGCCACCTACGGCCAGATCGCCGATCTGATCGGTGCCTGGGGCTGTGCTCGCCAGGTGGGCTGGGCTCTGCGGCGGCTCAAGTTGCCTTCCGAGGTGCCTTGGCATCGGGTGGTGAATGCCCAGGGCCGGATCTCGATGAGCCTCAGCCGTGAGGGCAGCGACTGGATCCAGCGAGAGTTGTTGATGGCCGAAGGCATCCCCGTCGATGAGCAGGGCCGGCTGCCATTGCGCCAGTTCCTCTGGCGACCGGACGCTAGTTCTGGAGGTAGATGA
- a CDS encoding FKBP-type peptidyl-prolyl cis-trans isomerase: MSNKSVKKLKTRVLRSSKGSKVSEGDNLLVYYVGTLMNGDRFDANFDFTSFQSPTNNYFTSDEQFILGPGNVNPFEFTIGAGQVIEGWDQALKNRRLGEVLHLTIPADLAYGDVERPGIPADSALSFAVELLGSIPEDETVPVFPTLEDVNIDPALLGLTSNDYENLDQLKIGLDGNDRINGDNDSDLLIGLKGNDTLMGAAGADLLIGGQGKNHFLFTEPNDSPDAKGERDKILDFGKKDKINLRAMADSLQFIGSDKFSGANGDVRFAKETLSVDVDGDQSADFAVNLPGTTSFKRSNLLL; this comes from the coding sequence ATGTCCAACAAATCCGTCAAGAAGCTCAAGACAAGAGTTCTGCGCTCATCAAAGGGCAGCAAGGTCAGCGAGGGAGACAACTTGCTTGTCTATTACGTCGGCACCCTGATGAATGGTGATCGTTTCGACGCCAATTTTGATTTCACCAGTTTTCAATCTCCAACCAATAATTACTTCACGTCCGATGAGCAATTCATCCTGGGACCCGGAAACGTCAATCCCTTCGAGTTCACCATCGGTGCTGGGCAGGTTATTGAAGGTTGGGATCAGGCTTTAAAGAATCGACGACTGGGTGAGGTGCTGCATCTCACCATCCCCGCGGATCTTGCCTACGGAGATGTTGAAAGACCTGGGATTCCCGCTGACAGTGCTCTGAGCTTCGCGGTAGAACTTTTGGGATCAATTCCAGAAGATGAAACCGTACCAGTCTTTCCCACTTTGGAAGACGTCAATATTGACCCAGCATTACTTGGGCTCACCTCTAACGATTACGAAAACCTTGATCAGCTCAAGATCGGACTGGATGGAAACGATCGCATTAATGGTGATAACGATAGTGATCTGCTGATCGGCCTCAAGGGCAATGACACCTTGATGGGAGCAGCAGGTGCTGACCTGCTGATTGGTGGTCAGGGCAAGAACCACTTTCTTTTCACGGAACCGAATGATTCACCGGACGCCAAGGGCGAGAGAGACAAGATTCTCGATTTCGGAAAGAAAGACAAAATCAACCTGCGCGCCATGGCCGATTCTCTGCAGTTCATCGGATCTGACAAGTTCAGCGGTGCAAATGGCGACGTACGGTTCGCCAAGGAAACCCTCTCTGTTGATGTGGATGGCGATCAGTCCGCAGATTTTGCGGTGAATTTGCCAGGCACCACATCATTCAAGAGATCAAACCTTCTGCTCTGA
- the trmH gene encoding tRNA (guanosine(18)-2'-O)-methyltransferase TrmH — translation MPLLPRRFERLKSVLNRRMADLTVLLEHVEKPHNLSAILRSCDAVGALEAHAVSLDGRPRTFNSTAQGSQKWVALRDHPDITSAIEHLKGKGFRLYGTHLGVNARDYRECDFTKPTAFVLGAEKWGLTDRARDLMDEALYIPMRGMVQSLNVSVASATLLFEALRQRERNGTAPTEGEGLTPEHYAQLLFEWSYPDVADWCRREDRPYPPLSEEGELMEDLPRNVKLRC, via the coding sequence ATGCCCCTGCTGCCGCGCCGGTTTGAGCGGCTCAAATCCGTGCTCAATCGCCGCATGGCGGATCTCACGGTGCTGCTCGAACACGTGGAAAAGCCCCACAACCTCTCAGCAATTTTGCGGAGCTGCGACGCGGTGGGGGCGCTGGAAGCTCACGCCGTCAGTCTTGATGGACGTCCGCGCACCTTCAACAGCACTGCTCAGGGCAGTCAGAAATGGGTGGCCTTGCGGGACCACCCCGACATCACATCCGCCATTGAGCACCTCAAAGGCAAGGGCTTTCGGCTGTATGGCACCCACCTCGGGGTGAACGCGCGGGATTACCGCGAGTGCGACTTCACAAAACCGACGGCCTTCGTGCTCGGCGCCGAGAAATGGGGCCTGACGGATCGGGCCCGCGATCTGATGGATGAGGCCCTCTACATCCCCATGCGCGGCATGGTGCAGTCCCTGAATGTGTCCGTGGCCAGCGCCACGCTTCTGTTCGAGGCGCTGCGGCAACGAGAGCGCAACGGAACGGCCCCTACAGAGGGGGAGGGACTGACCCCAGAACACTATGCGCAGCTGCTGTTCGAGTGGTCCTACCCGGACGTGGCTGACTGGTGTCGCCGGGAGGATCGCCCCTATCCACCGCTCAGTGAGGAGGGCGAACTGATGGAGGACTTACCCCGCAACGTAAAGCTGCGCTGCTGA
- a CDS encoding ABC transporter permease, translating to MARWGLVIVAIYAAVALITPVLMVLGLLPDANAGLSNPIYEAPNLTHWCGTDRLGRDVCVRTMAGSGVALQVVLLAVGLALLIGVPLGMVSGYLGGAVDRLLVLLMDTLYTLPVLLLSVVLAFLLGKGIPNAAAALCVVYVPQYFRVVRNQTAQVKSELFVEAAQSLGAGPVWILRRYLFRNVITSVPVLLTLNAADAVLVLGGLGFLGLGLPETVPEWGGDLNLALAAVPTGVWWTAIYPGLAMFILVLGLSFLGEGIEAWVSGGEGRPASD from the coding sequence ATGGCCCGCTGGGGGCTGGTGATCGTGGCCATTTACGCCGCTGTTGCCCTGATCACCCCCGTGCTGATGGTCCTGGGACTGTTGCCCGATGCCAATGCGGGACTGAGCAATCCGATCTACGAGGCCCCCAATCTCACGCACTGGTGCGGTACTGATCGCCTGGGAAGGGATGTGTGTGTACGCACCATGGCCGGCAGCGGTGTCGCTCTCCAGGTAGTGCTGCTGGCGGTGGGTCTGGCCCTGTTGATCGGAGTGCCCCTCGGCATGGTGAGTGGCTACCTCGGTGGCGCCGTGGATCGCTTGCTGGTGCTGCTGATGGACACGCTGTACACCCTTCCGGTGCTGTTGCTTTCGGTGGTGCTGGCATTCCTGCTGGGTAAGGGGATCCCCAATGCGGCTGCGGCCCTGTGCGTGGTGTACGTGCCGCAGTACTTCCGGGTGGTGCGCAATCAGACAGCCCAGGTGAAAAGTGAATTGTTTGTGGAGGCGGCGCAGTCGCTCGGGGCCGGTCCGGTTTGGATTCTGCGGCGTTACCTCTTCCGCAATGTGATCACCTCGGTGCCTGTTCTGCTCACCCTCAATGCCGCCGATGCCGTTCTGGTGCTGGGGGGCTTGGGGTTTCTCGGGTTGGGTTTGCCGGAGACGGTTCCCGAATGGGGTGGTGATCTCAACCTCGCCCTTGCAGCCGTGCCCACAGGGGTTTGGTGGACGGCCATCTATCCAGGGCTGGCCATGTTCATCCTGGTGCTGGGCCTCTCCTTCCTTGGGGAAGGCATTGAAGCCTGGGTCAGCGGCGGAGAAGGGCGTCCAGCGTCAGACTGA
- a CDS encoding Tfp pilus assembly protein FimT/FimU yields the protein MSNTLNLRSISENTGFTIVELMLAISMLGILSSIAVINFNRNIQSARLNQAAQAFVSFAKESKSSSLNSASPCVLIVSHEQAQITISNPIECTQRQTLNLIDDSNDLQNLVICGTNNTSNFSMDCDQENDGSDVDTNGILKTSTHIEFTPKGTVSKGALVKLYSPNIKKGYCIVITEPVGLIRKTHMNRNTCNFSN from the coding sequence ATGTCTAACACCTTAAACCTTAGATCAATTAGCGAAAATACTGGTTTTACCATAGTCGAATTAATGCTCGCCATTAGCATGTTAGGGATACTAAGCAGCATTGCGGTTATCAACTTTAATCGAAATATTCAGAGTGCACGCCTCAATCAGGCAGCGCAGGCATTCGTGAGCTTTGCAAAAGAGAGTAAATCTTCCAGCTTGAATTCCGCCTCTCCATGCGTACTCATTGTCAGCCATGAGCAAGCACAAATAACCATTTCCAATCCGATCGAATGTACACAGAGACAAACTCTAAATTTAATAGATGATTCCAACGATTTACAGAATCTAGTCATCTGCGGAACAAATAATACATCCAACTTCAGCATGGATTGTGATCAAGAAAATGACGGGAGTGATGTTGATACAAACGGCATCCTGAAGACATCAACGCATATTGAATTCACCCCAAAAGGAACCGTCTCCAAGGGAGCATTAGTGAAACTTTATTCACCAAATATTAAAAAAGGATACTGCATTGTTATCACAGAGCCAGTTGGCTTAATTCGCAAAACTCATATGAATAGAAACACCTGCAACTTTTCGAATTGA
- a CDS encoding PilW family protein has product MIKFFNQHGNQGLTFIELLVAAAIGLITVMAGGQVMVSQIDSSQKMSRRERLRSDWVAANQFITSEVNQSMKVTTEADDELIEECGIVRSQIKMVIQFQRNQQIKPAIYYTTENDNRWSGIILKRCGPAINSSGDYDSTLSNEIIIDELENNDSGFTASISEDEKLVQFNIALNGLVNARYRQQGVARSRIQTVIVRPNISSVCFETSQQNIKGIRFNLTSNSDQFTSEQNQDQWNRQMNADALICGHGGGDTITGGDGNNLIEAGGFENSVLDGGGGDDRIIGSDGNDEIDGGDGDDILIGLGGDDTLRGGSGTNHFISGIDEVGDFCDHDKVIGQEDSYDIIYFEGNTAEYEYERPEPCTQASCRITKKDTDNKKNVDVEFGNILVFANEVFHIPKGEAGNLQPLNRDSCDVEVTIHEPPEAPEPEVSDEDDPRWLPLIEAKTIGFNILNSVKEEYTRESRRSFIANWSRNIRAEVEDLPQDVKDRFCFTPTMKHHRRNTNMQYHSGSLILARKINGACAYGVSGSGLLSTRIRSNTSNLQFYGQVRMPKDLSYEPLNRSCNIQTKFFSNPNASPTFREARGC; this is encoded by the coding sequence ATGATCAAATTTTTCAATCAACATGGTAATCAAGGATTAACATTTATCGAGTTACTGGTTGCAGCTGCCATAGGACTAATCACTGTTATGGCAGGCGGTCAAGTAATGGTGTCGCAAATTGATTCCTCTCAGAAGATGAGTCGACGCGAAAGACTCCGTAGCGATTGGGTTGCAGCAAACCAATTTATCACTTCTGAGGTTAATCAATCCATGAAAGTCACCACTGAAGCTGATGATGAACTGATTGAAGAATGCGGCATTGTAAGAAGTCAGATAAAGATGGTTATTCAATTTCAAAGAAACCAACAAATAAAGCCAGCAATCTATTATACAACCGAAAATGACAATCGCTGGAGCGGTATTATCCTTAAACGATGTGGCCCTGCAATTAACTCCAGCGGCGATTACGACAGTACATTATCTAATGAGATAATTATTGATGAGCTTGAAAATAATGATTCTGGATTTACAGCATCCATAAGCGAAGATGAAAAACTTGTGCAATTTAATATTGCACTTAACGGCCTGGTTAACGCCCGATATCGGCAGCAAGGAGTTGCAAGATCACGCATTCAAACTGTCATCGTACGTCCTAATATTTCAAGCGTCTGTTTTGAAACTTCGCAACAAAATATTAAAGGCATAAGATTTAACTTAACATCAAACTCTGATCAATTTACATCAGAGCAGAACCAAGATCAATGGAATAGACAGATGAATGCAGATGCATTGATATGTGGTCATGGAGGGGGTGACACGATTACTGGAGGAGATGGAAATAATCTGATAGAAGCAGGCGGTTTTGAGAACAGTGTTCTTGATGGTGGCGGTGGCGATGATCGAATCATCGGTAGTGACGGAAATGATGAAATTGATGGGGGAGATGGAGATGATATTTTAATTGGATTAGGCGGTGACGATACTCTTCGTGGAGGGTCAGGAACCAACCATTTCATTAGTGGTATTGACGAAGTAGGGGATTTTTGTGATCACGATAAAGTCATTGGCCAAGAGGACTCTTATGATATTATTTATTTTGAAGGAAATACAGCTGAATATGAATACGAACGACCTGAACCCTGTACTCAGGCTTCATGCAGAATCACCAAAAAAGATACCGATAACAAGAAAAATGTTGACGTAGAGTTCGGCAATATACTCGTCTTCGCTAACGAAGTCTTCCATATCCCTAAGGGCGAAGCGGGAAACTTACAACCACTAAACAGAGATTCATGCGATGTAGAAGTAACAATTCATGAACCTCCCGAAGCTCCTGAACCAGAAGTGAGTGATGAAGATGATCCCCGCTGGCTACCGCTAATAGAAGCAAAAACTATTGGGTTTAATATACTTAACAGCGTCAAGGAGGAATATACCAGAGAGAGTCGCAGAAGCTTTATCGCAAACTGGTCAAGAAATATCAGGGCAGAGGTTGAAGATTTGCCGCAAGACGTCAAAGATAGATTCTGTTTTACTCCAACGATGAAACACCACAGAAGAAATACCAATATGCAATATCACTCTGGCAGTCTAATACTTGCAAGAAAAATTAATGGCGCATGTGCGTATGGAGTTAGCGGAAGTGGATTACTCTCTACTCGCATCCGGAGCAACACCTCCAACTTGCAATTTTATGGACAAGTAAGAATGCCGAAAGATCTCTCTTACGAGCCGCTTAACAGGTCCTGCAATATACAAACTAAATTCTTTTCTAATCCAAATGCATCACCCACGTTTAGAGAGGCTCGTGGGTGCTAA
- a CDS encoding cyclic nucleotide-binding domain-containing protein, translating into MSKQIRDILFPSLFYSWVQESQSTFELQQATTLIEEGSVGRELLLLIDGTADVSSEQRNGELTAIAVLEAPEILGEMSFLERRPTVATVVGRARSRWIRLPFENLRDAIKSNPVLAADFYNVLARELALQLQNQNSMVHRWNSSEIEPLRKVLLVFAELDDLDIDWLGRLGTVVHCQPGETLIEQGNQIDQLWVVLKGEADIFLITSEQRHLVGSSRRGELLGEIALLSSKNLATASVIARNRMQLLALPQDQLKQRMGADATFSERFHRALAMLLSHRCRDQLLSHGLASRAALNEAIDFDTLDNISHAGRRFDWLCRQLATA; encoded by the coding sequence ATGAGCAAGCAGATCCGAGACATTCTCTTCCCATCTCTCTTTTACTCCTGGGTGCAGGAATCTCAGAGCACTTTCGAGCTGCAACAAGCAACAACCTTGATTGAAGAAGGATCTGTGGGTCGAGAACTTCTGCTTTTAATCGATGGCACAGCTGATGTCAGCAGCGAACAGCGCAACGGTGAGTTAACCGCAATTGCCGTACTTGAAGCACCCGAAATTCTCGGAGAAATGTCTTTTTTAGAACGGCGACCAACGGTTGCGACTGTGGTCGGACGGGCGAGGAGCCGCTGGATCCGCCTTCCCTTTGAGAATCTTCGCGACGCGATCAAAAGTAATCCTGTCCTGGCCGCAGATTTTTACAACGTGCTCGCCCGAGAGCTTGCACTGCAGCTGCAGAACCAGAACTCAATGGTGCACCGATGGAACAGCTCCGAAATCGAGCCCCTTCGGAAGGTTCTGCTCGTGTTTGCTGAACTCGATGACCTCGACATTGATTGGCTAGGTCGCCTCGGCACTGTGGTGCACTGCCAACCAGGTGAGACCTTGATCGAACAGGGCAACCAAATCGATCAACTCTGGGTGGTTCTTAAAGGAGAGGCAGACATCTTCCTCATCACATCGGAGCAACGCCATCTTGTAGGCAGTTCCCGCCGGGGCGAATTGCTTGGGGAAATCGCACTGCTTAGTAGTAAAAATCTGGCAACAGCAAGCGTGATTGCAAGGAACAGAATGCAATTGCTCGCGCTACCCCAGGACCAACTGAAACAGCGCATGGGGGCCGATGCCACGTTTAGCGAAAGGTTCCATCGGGCACTCGCCATGCTGCTTTCCCATCGTTGCAGGGATCAACTGCTGAGCCATGGCCTCGCCAGTCGCGCCGCCTTAAATGAAGCGATCGACTTCGACACCCTCGACAACATCAGCCATGCCGGAAGGCGTTTCGACTGGCTATGTCGTCAACTTGCAACGGCATGA